From Doryrhamphus excisus isolate RoL2022-K1 chromosome 22, RoL_Dexc_1.0, whole genome shotgun sequence, one genomic window encodes:
- the kcnj12a gene encoding ATP-sensitive inward rectifier potassium channel 12 — MSVGRINRYSIVSSEEEGLRLTTMHGMNGFGNGKIHTRRKCRNRFVKKNGQCNVQFANMDDKSQRYIADIFTTCVDIRWRWMLVVFTLVFVVSWLAFGLAFWVIALLHGDLDNPAGDDNFTPCVLQVNGFVAAFLFSIETQSTIGYGYRCVTEECPVAVFMVVFQSIVGCIIDCFMIGAIMAKMARPKKRAQTLLFSHNAVIAMRDGKLCLMWRVGNLRKSHIVEAHVRAQLIKPRITDEGEYIPLDQIDINVGFDKGLDRIFLVSPITILHEIDVESPLFGISKHDLETADFEIVVILEGMVEATAMTTQARSSYLASEILWGHRFEPVLFEEKNLYKVDYSHFHKTYEVPSTPRCSAKDMVENKFLVPTSNTFCYENELAFLNREDEDEDDVGGGGGRALANLSPDRNSRHEFERLQATRTLDQRSYRRESEI, encoded by the coding sequence ATGAGCGTGGGAAGGATCAACCGCTACAGCATCGTATCGTCCGAGGAAGAGGGCCTCCGCCTCACGACCATGCACGGCATGAACGGCTTCGGCAATGGCAAGATCCACACACGCCGCAAGTGTCGGAACCGTTTTGTCAAAAAGAACGGTCAGTGCAACGTGCAGTTTGCCAACATGGACGACAAGTCGCAGCGCTACATTGCGGACATTTTCACCACATGCGTCGACATTCGCTGGCGGTGGATGCTGGTGGTCTTCACTCTCGTCTTTGTGGTCTCCTGGCTCGCCTTTGGTTTGGCCTTTTGGGTCATCGCTTTGCTGCACGGGGATCTGGATAACCCGGCAGGAGATGACAACTTCACCCCGTGTGTCCTTCAGGTGAACGGATTCGTGGCTGCCTTTCTCTTCTCCATTGAAACGCAGTCTACAATCGGTTATGGCTACCGTTGCGTCACCGAGGAGTGCCCGGTGGCGGTCTTCATGGTGGTGTTCCAGTCCATAGTGGGCTGCATCATTGACTGCTTCATGATCGGTGCCATCATGGCCAAGATGGCGAGGCCTAAAAAGCGAGCGCAAACGCTCTTGTTCAGccacaatgctgtcattgcgATGCGGGACGGCAAACTGTGTCTCATGTGGAGGGTGGGGAACCTTCGCAAGAGCCACATTGTGGAGGCCCACGTCAGGGCGCAGCTCATCAAGCCTCGGATCACAGATGAAGGGGAGTACATTCCTCTGGACCAAATAGACATCAATGTGGGCTTTGACAAAGGCCTGGACCGGATTTTTCTGGTTTCGCCCATTACGATTCTCCATGAGATAGACGTGGAGAGCCCGCTTTTTGGGATCAGCAAACATGACCTAGAAACTGCCGACTTTGAGATCGTCGTCATCTTGGAAGGGATGGTGGAAGCAACGGCCATGACCACGCAGGCTCGGAGCTCCTACTTGGCCTCCGAGATCCTTTGGGGCCACAGATTTGAGCCTGTCTTATTTGAGGAGAAGAATCTTTACAAAGTGGATTACTCACACTTTCACAAAACCTACGAGGTCCCGTCCACGCCCAGATGCAGTGCCAAGGACATGGTGGAGAACAAATTCCTTGTACCCACTTCCAACACGTTCTGCTACGAAAACGAGCTAGCTTTCCTCAATCGGGAAGACGAGGACGAGGATGATgtcggcggcggcggtggtagGGCGCTGGCAAATCTCAGTCCAGACCGGAACAGCCGGCATGAGTTTGAACGCTTACAGGCCACCAGGACTCTGGATCAGAGGTCTTATCGGAGAGAGTCTGAAATATGA